One region of Longimicrobium sp. genomic DNA includes:
- a CDS encoding outer membrane beta-barrel protein — MKKAVTLLAAAALACGAADGLRAQSGFALKGHYVFNQSKVDDARDSGFEDIPSSDGFSLGAEFVLPLGIGVGIAGYTEGKATEFNTETSSFGVIGEANYFYKIPILPVSAYAGLHAGLGRYTIDEVGDTSPKIEDSRTQLGFQLGVRVQATRNFAIDGQFRHMSDSASESQSPDLERNQFWIGVAIF, encoded by the coding sequence ATGAAGAAGGCAGTGACGCTGCTCGCGGCCGCGGCCCTGGCCTGCGGCGCGGCGGACGGGCTCCGGGCGCAGTCGGGCTTCGCGCTCAAGGGGCACTACGTGTTCAACCAGTCGAAGGTCGACGACGCGCGCGACAGCGGCTTCGAAGACATCCCCTCGTCCGACGGGTTCAGCCTGGGCGCCGAGTTCGTGCTGCCGCTGGGGATCGGGGTGGGGATCGCGGGCTACACCGAGGGCAAGGCCACCGAGTTCAACACCGAGACGTCCAGCTTCGGCGTGATCGGCGAGGCCAACTACTTCTACAAGATCCCGATCCTCCCGGTGAGCGCCTACGCCGGGCTGCACGCCGGGCTCGGGCGCTACACCATCGACGAGGTCGGCGACACGAGCCCGAAGATCGAGGACAGCCGCACGCAGCTGGGCTTCCAGCTGGGCGTCCGCGTGCAGGCGACCAGGAACTTCGCGATCGACGGCCAGTTCCGGCACATGAGCGACTCGGCCAGCGAGAGCCAGAGCCCCGACCTGGAGCGCAACCAGTTCTGGATCGGCGTCGCGATCTTCTGA